TTGGCGGTGATGGTGCCCACGGTCGGCGTGCGGCTGTGGTAATTCATGAAGTACAGGCCGTATTCGGTGTCGTCGCCCAGCCAGCGCAAGGCCGCGCCGAACTGGCCGGAGTCACGCGCATCACGGTCGGCGGCGCGCTGCACCACCACACCTTCGCGGGTGACTGAAAAGCCTTGGCCGCGTGCCGCTGCAATCGGTTGCAGCGGTGCAATCGCCGGGTTACCCACCGTGTAGTTACCGGTGCAGCCATCTGCCGCCACGTCACCACCGAAGAAGGTGCCGCAGTTGTCCAGCACGGTCTGGTCCCACTCAAGCTGGTAGAAACCTTCCACGGTCAGTTGATTGGTCAGGCTCTGAGAGGCAAACAGCATGTTTACCGGGATCAGGCCTTCCTTGATCTCGGCCCCCGGACGACGGAACGCCGACACGTCGATCGGGTTGATGCTGTTGATGGAGTTACCGATGAAGGTACTTTCGCCCCAACTGACCACCTGCTTGCCGGCGCGCACGGTGCCGGGCAGGTCGCCCAGGGAATAGTTGTGATAGACGAAGGCGTCGAGGATCTGCGCACCGCTGGATTTGGCGCCTTCCTTGCGGTTGTGGTCGCTGATGGGCTTGAACTCGCGGTCTTCGTCCTTGAGTTCGAAGTCGTACCAGTATTTGCCGCGCACGAACACACCGGTGTCGCCGTATTTGAGTTCAAGGTCGTGCAGGCCCTTGAAGATTTTCGAGAAGGTCTCGCCCTTCTTGAAGTTGAGGCGCCCGTCATCGCCGGTGGACGCCTGGCCGGTGCCGCCGTTGACGGTGCCGACCAGGCTCTTGTCGGCGTCGCGCATGCCCCAGCTCGCACCGACCGACAGCGAGGAGTCGAATTGCCCTTCGATCTCGCCAATGTTGAACGAAACAGCCTGAGCCTGGGCACAGCAGCCCAGCGCAACCGCTGCGGCCAGCGCCTCTGGCATGAAGATGGCGCGCATTGTTGTTTTTGTCATGCGTCTTCCCCGGTGAGTGACAGAAGGCCCCACCCTACTGCCGCCCATGAGGAGCGATAAGCGCACCAAGGAGGTATTCGTGTTGTCGCTCGAAAGGATGACAAGCCGCGCCGGCCATGGGTGTGGCGCGCGTCATGGATTGGATGGATGAAGCGCTATCAGAAGAATCGATGACATGCCGGACATTGTTGTTATTTTTGTAACAGTCCTTGTCCTGAACCGCTATTACTCATTTTGTTACAAGCGACTATTCTTACCTCGCTTTCAGGGCAAACCGCCCGCTCCCGGACTCGGGAGAAAAGCCTGAATTCAACGGATTGTTTATGTATTCAATCTGTTACCGGTGTTCACTGACGTTGATTTATCGCTCCTTGATCCAACGTCTTACTTCGGCCGCTGCCTGTGCAGCGGCCTTTTTTATGCCTGCAATAAAAACGGGGCGCCATCGACGCCCCGCAGGATTCACTGGTTTTATGGCAACGATCAGAGGCTGAACTTCTGCAAGTTGGCCATCATCTCCTTCAACGCCTCGATCGTGTCCTTGGGGTGCGCCGCGCCTTCGAAGTCGCAGATCTGCTGCCAGTGCGCCGCCACGTCATCCGGCGAAAAGCCCGCCTCGGGATCAAAGCCCACACCCAGGCTGCGCTCCCAACGGGTCTTGCCGATCCAGCCGCCGCCCACCTCGAACAACCCCGACGTTTCCTGGCAGGCTTCGCTGCCCAGGTACACCACAAGCGGGCTGATCAGTTCCGGCTTGAGGCGCTCGAACACCTGCGGCGGGATCAGCCCTTCGGTCATGCGCGTGGCGCCGGTGGGGGCAATCGCGTTGACCAGGATGTTGTTCTTGCGGCCTTCCAGCGCCAGGGTGCGGGTCAGGCCATACAGGCCGAGCTTGGCCATGCCGTAGTTGGACTGGCCGAAGTTGCCGTAGATGCCCGAGGTGGACGCGGTGAAGATCACCCGGCCATACGCCTGCTCACGCAGATGCGGCCAGGCGGCGCGCGTGACTTTGTAGGCGCCTTCGACATGCACCCGGTAAACCAGGTCCCAGTCGCTGTCCTCCATCTTGTGGAAGGTCTTGTCGCGCAGGATACCGGCGTTGTTCACCACCACGTCGATACGACCGAATGCATCCAGCGCGTTCTGCACGATTTTATCGCCGTCGGTGACAGAGTCATGGTTGGCGTGCGCAATGCCACCCGCTTCGCGGATTTCGGCGACCACCCGGTCGGCTGCCGAAGCACTGGCGCCCTCCCCCTGGGTCGAGCCGCCCAGATCGTTGACCAGCACTTTGGCGCCGTGCCGAGCGAACAGCAGCGCATGGGCCCGGCCCAGTCCACCGCCGGCACCGGTGACGATCACGACCTTATCCTGCAACTGCACTGACTGACTCATACCCAACTCCTCTGGCGACAATGGCGATGGGCAGAGTGTCGGGCACAGGGCCTTTGGTCACAATAATTACGGCCGACCCTGAATGGTGCTCGATAAGGCAGCGGGATGATGCCGTGCGCTCAGGAACAGACCGCACGCACCGACTGCTGGCCAATACGTTCACGAAACGCCTGGTAGTGCCTGAGCACCTGCACCGGCGCCTCGATCTGCGGGTAATGGCCGATGTTGGCCAGCAGTATCGCGTCGGCATGCGGCACAAGCTGTTGATAGCGCTCCACCATATGCGCGCCGGAAATGGGGTCGACCTCACCGTCGATGACGCGCAACGGCACCTCGTCGCGTTGCATTGCCGCCACCCAGCGGTCACGCAGGCGCCGACGCTGGGGGATGTAATTGATCAGTTTGTGCAGGATGCGCGGACCGTCGTTGTGTTCGAGCAGACTCCAGAAATCATCCAGGGCGCTTTCACTGGGCCGTGTCTGGGGACCGAATATCTGGTTGAAACTGTTGGCCAGGCCGCTTCGCCCAGTGGCGCGGCCGATCATCCAGCCCAAGGGGCTGAGCAATAACTTCTGCACCAGGGTGGCGCGATGGGTTTCGGGAAACAGCCCACCGTTGAGGAACACGCAGCTGGCCATCTGGAACCGGCCTTCGTAATGCCGGGCCAGCAGTTCCTGAGCAACGCTGTCGCCATAGTCGTGGGCCAATACGTGCACGGGCTGCATCACCCCCAGGTGTTCAAGCAGCGCCTGTTGCAGGTCCGCTTGCTCCAGCAGGCAATAACCGTGGTCCAGTGGTTTGGCCGAGTCGCCAAAACCGAGCATGTCGCAGGCAATCACCAGGTTGCGCTGGGCCAAGGGTTGCCACAGGTAATGCCAATCCCAACTGGCCGTGGGAAAGCCATGAATCAGCAGCAGGGGCTCGCCCTGCCCGGCCACCCAGTAACGAATGGAGCGGCCGCGAAAGACGAAATCCTGGCCACGTGTGCGCCAGGCGCTGAGCGGTATTTCGGCAAGTGGCATCAGCTTTTATACCCGGGGTTCTGGTGATCCAATTTGCGCAGCAGCGCCGGCCAGGCAAGCGCACCGCCCATGCCCTGGGCGCTTTTTGTGACAGCGGCCACCATCGCCTTGGCGCCGGCCAGCACCTGCGGCTCGATGGCGATCAACTCGGCAGCGCCGTTCTGCGCCAGCACCTGGATGTCACAGGCACGCTGGAAGGTGAACATCATCAGAAAGGTGTCGGCAATGGTCGCCCCGCACGTCAGCAGGCCGTGGTTGTGCAGCATCAGAAAGTTGTTTTCGCCCAGGTCCGCCTGCAGGCGCGCCTTCTCGTCGTGGTTCAGGGCGACGCCTTCATAGGCGTGATAGGCCAGGCTGGACAGTACGAACAGCGACTGCTGGCTGATCGGCAAGACGCCCTGCTTTTGTGCCGACACGGCAACACCGGCAGCCGTGTGGGTGTGCAGCACGCAGGTCACGTCATGGCGCACTTCGTGGATGGCGCTGTGGATGGTGTAGCCCGCGGGGTTGATCTCATAGGGGCTGTCCATGCGCTTGTTACCGGCCTGGTCCACCTTGACCAGACTCGAGGCGGTGATCTCGTGGAACATCAGCCCATACGGATTGATCAGGAAATCATCGGTGCCCGGCACCTTGGCCGATATATGCGTGAAGATCAGGTCATCCCAGCCATGCATCGCCACCAGGCGATAGCAGGCCGCCAGGTCGACACGGGCTTGCCATTCGGCGGCACTGACCTGCTCTTGGACATTCTGTGACGATAGAACGGGGGCTAAACTCACGATGATGACCTCCTTGGCGCACTTATTCTTGTTGTGCAAGTGAGTGGCCAGTCTAGTCAGACGCCCTGGCTTGCGGAGTTGCCTTCGCAGCCAGCTTGATGACTGAACGAGTCAGCCAAGAGAATAGTACAACTAGGTGTCAGAGAAGCGCCGTCAATAAAAGCACGCAGGACGGCGCCTCGCAGGCGGTCAAGGCTTGAGTGCGGTGGTCAACTCGGCCAGCCACGGCTCGGCGTCGGCCTCCGGGGTCACGCTTTCGCTGGCGTCCAGGCGCAGCATAGGCAGCACTTCACGCACGCCCAGTTCGCTGAACAGCTCGCGCATTTGCTCGCCACCACCGCAGAAGGTATCGCCGTAGCTGGCGTCCCCCAAGCCGATGACGGCCCCCGGCAAGCCGCGCCAGGCGGCGGGCAATTGGTCACGCATGCTTGAATACAGCGGTTGCAGGTTGTCGGGCAACTCGCCCATGCCGGTAGTGGAGGTAACTGCCAGGAACGCCTCGGGGGCGAAGGCCTGCACGTCCGCCAGCGTGGCACGCGGGTTGTGCCAGGCTTGAAACCCTGCGTCTTTCAGGATTTTTTCGGCGTGCCGAGCGACTTCTTCGGCGGTGCCGTAGACCGAGCCGGAAAGGATGGCGACTTTCATCAATCTGATCCTGTAGTTGAGCCAAAGCGTGGGATATTAGCAGCTGGTGCAGATTTTTCAGCGCGCGCCGTGCAACATTCAAGACGTGTCATAAACTTGAGACCTCAACAACAAGCCATGGACCGCTCAATGATCAACGCGAACCTGATGCAAATGGTCATCAACGCCTCCAACGACGGGATTGTCGTTGCAGAACGAGAAGGCGCGGACAAACCGCTGATCTACGTCAACCCGGCCTTCGAACGCCTGACCGGCTATACCCTGGATGAAATTCTGTACCAGGATTGTCGCTTCCTGCAGTCGGGGGACCGTGACCAGCCGGCCCTGATGGCGATTCGGGACGCACTCGACAACGGCGGCGCGTGCCGGGAAACCCTGCGCAACTACCGCAAGGACGGCACGCATTTCTGGAACGAACTCTCACTGTCATCGGTGTACAACGCGGCCGACCGGCAGACGTATTTTGTCGGCGTGCAAAAAGACGTCACCACCCAGGTAAAGGCCCAGCAACGCGTCGCTAAGCTGGAAGCCCAGGTGGCGGAGCTCAAGGCCGAGTTGGCTGCGCTCAAAGCGACAAGTGGAGTTAACAAGCTGTAAAAATTGCGCTCTTTAGAGCAATAATGGCCTTTTAATGCCTGACCTTTGAGCTATATCAATGCAACGCGATGCTCTCTTGACGCAGGACGAGCTGGATTTTATCCAGAACATGCAGCACAACCCGCAGCTCAATCTGCGGGATGCAGGCTCGAGCCTGACGGTGAATGGCGGTGCGCAGATTCGCGATTTGCTCACGCGACTGGCCGCTCACGACCAAGTCACCATCCAGGCGCAGTTCGACAACCAGCAGCTCACCTTCCCCCTGCACCTGGTGGAGGATGAGTTTCATGCGGTACATCTTCGCCTGGGCGTGCCGAGTATCTATGAAGACGGGCCGATGATCCGCCCATGGCGTCTGGCCCTTGAAACCCCGGTTGCCCTGGAGAACGTCAAGGGCTACGCCAGCGCACTGTGGGTGCACCAAGTGTCATTCAAGGGTGTATTGGTCGAAGGGCGTGGCCGGGCCAGACCGCCAAAAACCTTTTCCTTGTGGTTCAGCCCGTCCGGCTACGAGCGCATTGCGCTGCGCGGCACGCTGGAGCGGGAAACCGCCCGTGGACTGTTCGCCTACCGCCTGAATCAGAGTGACGCCGATGAGATCGAGCGCCTGCGCCAATTCATCCTGCACCAGCATCGTCTGGTGCATCCGCATGTACATGCCTGAGATCAGGTATCCAGACCGCCACTGAGAAACTGCTGCAAACGGTGCTGCATCTGACGCCCTTCGCTGCCCAGGCAGCCGATGGACGTGCTGTCCAGATCGGTCTGCAACAGGTCTGAAGCAGCGCCTGCCAGAAGCAGCGGGCAATCCAGGGTCAGCGCCAGGCGGTTCAACCGCATAGCCATGTCGTGCTTGTGCAGGTGGTTGGAGAAAATGATCAGTGCCTGGGGGCGGATTTTTTCGCAGACCAGGGTCAACTCATCGACCGGCTGGCCCAGGCCCAACACTTTCACGGTCAAGTCCTCCCGGCTCATCAACAGCGCCGCCACCAATAGCTCCAACCTGTGGGACTCTCCCGGCATGGCGGTCAGCAGAACGCGAGGGGCGGTCGACGCACTCGCAAC
This region of Pseudomonas sp. MUP55 genomic DNA includes:
- a CDS encoding DUF1302 domain-containing protein encodes the protein MTKTTMRAIFMPEALAAAVALGCCAQAQAVSFNIGEIEGQFDSSLSVGASWGMRDADKSLVGTVNGGTGQASTGDDGRLNFKKGETFSKIFKGLHDLELKYGDTGVFVRGKYWYDFELKDEDREFKPISDHNRKEGAKSSGAQILDAFVYHNYSLGDLPGTVRAGKQVVSWGESTFIGNSINSINPIDVSAFRRPGAEIKEGLIPVNMLFASQSLTNQLTVEGFYQLEWDQTVLDNCGTFFGGDVAADGCTGNYTVGNPAIAPLQPIAAARGQGFSVTREGVVVQRAADRDARDSGQFGAALRWLGDDTEYGLYFMNYHSRTPTVGTITANTNLATIGAIGAAAPPGFGSALAQSTMLGRGQYYLDYPEDIRLFGASFSTTLPTGTAWTGEISYRPNAPVQLNTTDLTLALVNPIAGNTASPIRSSFGADNKGYRRKEITQIQSTMTQFFDQVLGAERLTLVGEAAVVHVAGLEDKTKLRYGRDSVYGAYGFEGDTDGFVTSTSWGYRARAILDYNNAIAGVNLKPNLSWSHDVAGYGPNGVFNKGAKAISVGVDADYRSTYTASLSYTDFFGGDYNTLTDRDFLALSFGVNF
- a CDS encoding PAS domain S-box protein; this translates as MINANLMQMVINASNDGIVVAEREGADKPLIYVNPAFERLTGYTLDEILYQDCRFLQSGDRDQPALMAIRDALDNGGACRETLRNYRKDGTHFWNELSLSSVYNAADRQTYFVGVQKDVTTQVKAQQRVAKLEAQVAELKAELAALKATSGVNKL
- a CDS encoding flavodoxin produces the protein MKVAILSGSVYGTAEEVARHAEKILKDAGFQAWHNPRATLADVQAFAPEAFLAVTSTTGMGELPDNLQPLYSSMRDQLPAAWRGLPGAVIGLGDASYGDTFCGGGEQMRELFSELGVREVLPMLRLDASESVTPEADAEPWLAELTTALKP
- a CDS encoding SDR family oxidoreductase: MSQSVQLQDKVVIVTGAGGGLGRAHALLFARHGAKVLVNDLGGSTQGEGASASAADRVVAEIREAGGIAHANHDSVTDGDKIVQNALDAFGRIDVVVNNAGILRDKTFHKMEDSDWDLVYRVHVEGAYKVTRAAWPHLREQAYGRVIFTASTSGIYGNFGQSNYGMAKLGLYGLTRTLALEGRKNNILVNAIAPTGATRMTEGLIPPQVFERLKPELISPLVVYLGSEACQETSGLFEVGGGWIGKTRWERSLGVGFDPEAGFSPDDVAAHWQQICDFEGAAHPKDTIEALKEMMANLQKFSL
- a CDS encoding alpha/beta hydrolase; protein product: MPLAEIPLSAWRTRGQDFVFRGRSIRYWVAGQGEPLLLIHGFPTASWDWHYLWQPLAQRNLVIACDMLGFGDSAKPLDHGYCLLEQADLQQALLEHLGVMQPVHVLAHDYGDSVAQELLARHYEGRFQMASCVFLNGGLFPETHRATLVQKLLLSPLGWMIGRATGRSGLANSFNQIFGPQTRPSESALDDFWSLLEHNDGPRILHKLINYIPQRRRLRDRWVAAMQRDEVPLRVIDGEVDPISGAHMVERYQQLVPHADAILLANIGHYPQIEAPVQVLRHYQAFRERIGQQSVRAVCS
- a CDS encoding class II aldolase/adducin family protein, with amino-acid sequence MSLAPVLSSQNVQEQVSAAEWQARVDLAACYRLVAMHGWDDLIFTHISAKVPGTDDFLINPYGLMFHEITASSLVKVDQAGNKRMDSPYEINPAGYTIHSAIHEVRHDVTCVLHTHTAAGVAVSAQKQGVLPISQQSLFVLSSLAYHAYEGVALNHDEKARLQADLGENNFLMLHNHGLLTCGATIADTFLMMFTFQRACDIQVLAQNGAAELIAIEPQVLAGAKAMVAAVTKSAQGMGGALAWPALLRKLDHQNPGYKS